The Polyodon spathula isolate WHYD16114869_AA chromosome 13, ASM1765450v1, whole genome shotgun sequence genome includes a region encoding these proteins:
- the LOC121326062 gene encoding uncharacterized protein C10orf105-like: MSAAGNSSVSVPPLGSLQTLLPSPSPSLAPAHLPSPAMPILLAVLCIVLLFATCALFLALCKPASLEEARYGPRECMPYHSADASEPQLRLWKRLGSLRSSLSSFRRTRPLSLAQRPLQRRTRQHAPQQLSPRCAEQQLQIIESTKM, translated from the coding sequence ATGAGCGCGGCAGGGAACAGCTCGGTGTCCGTCCCTCCGCTGGGCTCTCTACAGACCCTTCTTCCCTCCCCTAGCCCCAGCCTAGCCCCTGCCCACCTGCCCAGCCCTGCCATGCCCATCCTGCTGGCCGTGCTGTGCATCGTCCTGCTCTTCGCCACCTGCGCTCTCTTCCTAGCGCTCTGCAAGCCTGCCTCTCTAGAGGAGGCTCGATACGGGCCGCGCGAGTGCATGCCATACCACTCCGCCGACGCCAGCGAGCCGCAGCTACGGCTCTGGAAGAGGCTGGGCTCCCTCCGGAGCTCCCTCTCCTCTTTCCGCCGCACCCGGCCCCTGTCCCTggcacagcgccccctgcagcGCAGGACTCGACAACATGCCCCGCAGCAGCTCAGCCCGCGGTGTGCAGAACAGCAGCTCCAGATCATTGAGTCTACAAAGATGTGA